Proteins from one Rosa chinensis cultivar Old Blush chromosome 7, RchiOBHm-V2, whole genome shotgun sequence genomic window:
- the LOC121050803 gene encoding uncharacterized protein LOC121050803 isoform X2 gives MSSSYKVAQSVAGFFGKRRQTQFLHCFRFAITISCVIHQIEFGFLSITLSRQDYQESMQRSIWIVLLPLFLVLLLGVSLVSYCYSDIGNSERSKSTNFLDSV, from the exons ATGTCCTCATCATATAAAGTGGCTCAATCAGTTGCTGGTTTCTTCGGGAAGCGTCGGCAAACACAATTTCTGCACTGTTTCAGATTTGCAATCACCATCAGTTGTGTCATTCATCAAATAGAGTTTGGCTTCCTTTCGATAACATTAAGTCGTCAAGATTATCAA GAGTCTATGCAAAGGAGTATCTGGATTGTTCTTTTGCCTCTATTCCTGGTTTTGTTGCTTGGTGTTAGTTTGGTGTCCTATTGTTATTCTG ATATTGGGAACAGTGAGCGATCAAAATCTACAAATTTTCTGGACTCAG TATGA
- the LOC121050803 gene encoding uncharacterized protein LOC121050803 isoform X1: MSSSYKVAQSVAGFFGKRRQTQFLHCFRFAITISCVIHQIEFGFLSITLSRQDYQESMQRSIWIVLLPLFLVLLLGVSLVSYCYSDIGNSERSKSTNFLDSVMASTSTTKLVKRLLEGVCKSNQFDQVNSKRWKRI, encoded by the exons ATGTCCTCATCATATAAAGTGGCTCAATCAGTTGCTGGTTTCTTCGGGAAGCGTCGGCAAACACAATTTCTGCACTGTTTCAGATTTGCAATCACCATCAGTTGTGTCATTCATCAAATAGAGTTTGGCTTCCTTTCGATAACATTAAGTCGTCAAGATTATCAA GAGTCTATGCAAAGGAGTATCTGGATTGTTCTTTTGCCTCTATTCCTGGTTTTGTTGCTTGGTGTTAGTTTGGTGTCCTATTGTTATTCTG ATATTGGGAACAGTGAGCGATCAAAATCTACAAATTTTCTGGACTCAG TGATGGCATCTACGAGCACAACGAAACTGGTTAAAAGATTGTTGGAAGGAGTATGTAAATCTAATCAATTTGATCAAGTTAATTCAAAGAGATGGAAAAGAA TATGA
- the LOC112176259 gene encoding uncharacterized protein LOC112176259 → MHRACLKSLKSPKEFSKELVKAAHHSPLTSIMIFAGLQSKTMVYLSNRPKGKPVLIQEVLQAFICFPMQSLTHPGTRISPVQPKSDHQGTAEEIKNTTSENYQRAPYELIPDFHRETDLFCCWLKFKSSLSPRLSSNIASVYQGSSQASVLATSYMLGSSFPILRNTSFKLVKASSNEPSHTTTSQTTESIQIEWHLTCPTRNLVIRVELRRSEHNKMRDRHFSVKLNSLV, encoded by the exons ATGCACAGGGCTTGTCTTAAG AGCTTGAAGAGTCCAAAGGAATTTTCAAAGGAGTTGGTTAAAGCGGCTCACCACTCACCACTCACCAGTATCATGATATTCGCAGGTCTTCAGTCCAAAACCATGGTTTACCTCTCCAACAGGCCAAAAGGAAAGCCAGTTCTCATTCAAGAGGTTCTCCAGGCATTCATATGCTTTCCAATGCAAAGCTTGACTCACCCTGGCACAAG GATATCACCTGTCCAACCCAAATCTGATCATCAGGGTACAGCTGAGGAAATAAAAAACACAACTTCAGAGAATTATCAGAGAGCCCCATATGAACTGATTCCAGATTTTCACAGAGAGACGGACCTTTTTTGCTGCTGGCTTAAATTCAAGTCTTCTCTTTCTCCAAGATTGTCCAGTAACATTGCAAGTGTTTATCAAGGTTCCTCCCAAGCTTCAGTGTTAGCTACTTCTTATATGCTCGGATCTTCTTTCCCTATCCTTCGCAATACAAGCTTCAAGCTAGTGAAAGCTTCCTCTAATGAACCATCTCACACAACCACCAGCCAAACAACTGAAAGCATCCAAATTGAATGGCACCTCACCTGTCCAACCCGAAATCTGGTTATCAGGGTAGAGCTGAGGCGTTCTGAACACAACAAAATGAGAGACAGACACTTTTCAGTGAAATTGAACTCACTTGTTTAG
- the LOC112176258 gene encoding transport and Golgi organization 2 homolog, with protein sequence MCIAVFMWQDHPLYPLLLLQNRDEYHNRPTKPVGWWEGCEILGGRDEVAGGTWLACSRGGRVALLTNVLELHTSPEAKSRGDLPVLFLESLKSPKEFAQELVKEAHQYNGFNLILADLQSKTMIYLSNRPKGEPILIQEVSPGIHVLSNAKLDSPWHKAQRLRLNFQKELIKYGEGEIPMKELIQKLMKDKVKADKSKLPRICELDWEYKLSSIFVEADTPLGRYGTRSSAAVSVRQNGNLSFYESYLDNGIWKERTVKYQIQKLK encoded by the exons ATGTGTATAGCAGTGTTCATGTGGCAAGACCACCCATTGTACCCTCTCCTTCTCTTGCAAAACAGAGATGAGTACCACAACAG GCCTACGAAGCCGGTAGGATGGTGGGAAGGTTGTGAGATATTAGGCGGGAGAGATGAGGTTGCAGGAGGGACATGGCTGGCTTGTTCAAGAGGAGGGAGAGTTGCTTTGCTTACAAACGTGCTCGAGCTTCATACCTCACCGGAGGCAAAGAGCCGGGGAGACCTGCCTGTACTTTTCTTAGAG AGCTTGAAGAGTCCAAAAGAATTTGCACAAGAGTTGGTTAAAGAGGCTCACCAGTATAATGGGTTTAACCTGATATTGGCAGATCTTCAATCCAAAACCATGATTTACCTCTCCAACAGACCAAAAGGAGAGCCTATTCTCATTCAAGAGGTTTCTCCAGGCATTCATGTGCTTTCCAATGCAAAGCTTGACTCACCCTGGCACAAG GCTCAGCGCTTGCGGCTAAATTTTCAGAAAGAGCTTATCAAGTATGGAGAAGGTGAAATACCAATGAAGGAACTGATCCAAAAACTAATGAAGGACAAAGTTAAAGCTGATAAAAGCAAATTACCTCGTATATGTGAACTGGACTGGGAGTATAAACTGAGCTCCATATTTGTTGAAGCTGACACTCCACTG GGACGCTATGGCACCAGGAGCAGTGCTGCAGTGTCAGTAAGACAAAATGGGAACCTGAGTTTTTATGAGAGCTATCTTGATAATGGCATTTGGAAGGAAAGGACTGTGAAGTACCAAATTCAGAAGCTGAAATAG
- the LOC112178591 gene encoding HMG1/2-like protein produces MKGGKSNTKKADSKLAVNKKPAKATRVSKKAAKDPNKPKRPASAFFVFMEEFRKQFNKENPNNKAVSAVGKAAGAKWKSMSEAEKAPYVAKSDKRKVEYEKLMKAYNMKQAEGNTAAEEEGSEVNDDEDGDEEGSDEEDDDE; encoded by the exons ATGAAAGGAGGCAAATCCAACACCAAGAAAGCCGACTCCAA GCTTGCTGTGAATAAGAAGCCTGCTAAGGCTACCAGAGTGAGTAAGAAGGCGGCCAAGGACCCTAACAAGCCTAAGAGGCCGGCCAGTGCCTTCTTCGTTTTCAT GGAAGAGTTCAGGAAGCAGTTCAATAAGGAAAACCCCAACAACAAAGCAGTTTCCGCT GTGGGCAAAGCTGCTGGTGCAAAATGGAAGTCAATGTCTGAGGCT GAGAAGGCACCTTATGTGGCCAAGTCAGACAAGAGGAAGGTTGAGTATGAGAAGTTAATGAAGGCTTATAACATGAAACAG GCTGAAGGCAACACTGCAGCGGAGGAAGAAGGATCTGAGGTGAATGATgatgaggatggagatgaagaaGGCAGTGATGAG gaggatgatgatgagtaG